The Pseudomonas multiresinivorans DNA window CTCCCACTGCGGGAAGAAGTGCTCCAAGCGCACGGCATCCGGCGCAATGCTGGAAATGCTCGCGTGCTGCCAGCCCAGCTTGTGGGCGATCTTGGCGTAGAGGATGCGCACCACCACCAGGACCAGCGCCGCACATAGAAAGCCGAAGGTCGCCGCGCGGACATGGGTCGCCTTGAAGATCCAGTCGCCACGGATCATCAGCAGCAGCAGGATCACCCCCACCAGCAGGTCGAACGGCCGGGTGCTGGCCACGGCCCAGGTCAGGCGCCAGGTCTCGTTGCTTGCCAGCGGCTGGTTGAGCAGGCTGAACAGGCTGAAATCGAACAGGTCCATCGCGCTGCGAGTGGGCTCCCAGAGCCACAGCAGGAGCAGGGCGAGGGCCATCAGGTGACACGCGATGAAGGGCTTCCAGGACCAGGTGGCTTGGAACGGCGTGGTTTTGTCCATAAAATCGATTCCCCCTTCTGACAACGGTTCCGGGTTGCCGGA harbors:
- a CDS encoding phosphatase PAP2 family protein, encoding MDKTTPFQATWSWKPFIACHLMALALLLLWLWEPTRSAMDLFDFSLFSLLNQPLASNETWRLTWAVASTRPFDLLVGVILLLLMIRGDWIFKATHVRAATFGFLCAALVLVVVRILYAKIAHKLGWQHASISSIAPDAVRLEHFFPQWEDTPFEVKDESARSFPGDHASVLLIWALFLTLFARTALQWVVVWGLALLFMLPRLVAGAHWGQDDYIGGVQMALVALAWSCFTPFAAVGSAALVRWTDPLFRLAAKIPLLNRLSVVTA